The window GTGGCGAGCAGTTGGGGGTTGGAGATGGCAAGTAGCCATCACCGGGACTACCAAGGAGTGCAGCCATGGGATTCTGGCACGGTCGCTGTTTGCGGCTCCTGGACTGGCTCAGTGGGCTGTGGAGGGTCATGGGAAGCTGTGGAGGATGTAGACAGAGTGGTAGTAAAGCATGTGGTACCTCCTGGTCCTGTGACTCCCAGGCACGCTGTACAGGAAGGTTCGTTGGGGCTATTTTTAACCTGGCCCAGTTCCTTAGCTGCTGTCTGCATTTCTGCTGCGAACCCCAATTTCCGTGCCCGTGCTGCAGAGCCGCCCTCTGCCAGTCTCTTCTCTGGTCAGCGAACAAGCCGTGAGCTAGGCCTGTCAGCGAGCACGGCTGGACCGTTCCTTACTCCTGGGTGAAGCAGGCTGGGGGTGAGACCTGGGGACGATGCCCTCTGCTGCCCAAAAGCCGTAAAACACTCATCGCTCTCTGCACGCTGCTATGCTGGCTCTGGCTCTCACCCTTCCAACTACAgagactcctgttcttctatagACTCAGAACCATCCATCTGAATGAAATGATCTCTGGCATGGACTACCCCAGCCTCCTACATTGTAACCGTCTGCGAGCCCTCTGCTAACTTCCTGACAGCGCTGTGACCAAAGGGAACGAGCCCCAGGCGGGTTGTAGAGCAGGGAGGGCGCAGGGGCGGGTGGGGCAGAGCGCCGGGTCAGGACTCAGATGTATTTGTAGAGCTGAGGGGGACTAGAATAGCGTGGAGGCGCGTCAGTATGgagatgcattggcagagctgggggtggccaGGACCATAAGCGCTGACTTTTATTTCCCCCGGggtgctctgccccttcccccaaggtcctgcCTTCCCTCCGACTCTTTCTCATCCttgctccgcccccttctccaaGACCCCACCttcgctccacctcttcccgtccCCTCCCCGAGGCCCCTGCCTGCTcgctgctctccgccctcccccaagccgccaaacagctgtttggtggtgctccCAATTAGCTGAGCACCCATTcgtttttttccatgggtgctcgagccccagagcacccgcaGAGGCGGCGCCTATGACCAGGACTAGAACAGCAGGAGGGTACAGGGCAGAGCAGATGCGCTTTGGAAGAGCTCGGGAGGAGTGATGAGTTTTCTCCGTGGCTGGCTGCATGAGGCCTGTTTCTGGAGCCCCGTTGTTCTTTCCTGAAGGCAGCACTAATTTCTATGGCAGAGGGAGCTGCAGTGACTTCCCCTTGCTCAGATCTCCCTCTCTCCTGGCAAACTAGTGACCAGAGGCATCTCCACTCTGACCCCCTTTCCTCTGTCTAATTGCTCTGTGGGTTAGATTAGCTCCTGGGTGTCCCCTTCTCTGGTGTGACTCCAGCTGTTCCCTCTTCTCTGAAGCTCTGGGCACTCTCTGCTCTGACCTACCAGGACCTGCaggccccagcctcccccagtCCAGCCTCAACTCCTTATTTAACTTTCCTTCCCTCGGCCTGGGGGTGAAGATTTGTGCTTGTGAAGGTTCAGGACTGGAAATACCAGAAATACCAGAAACTGAAGTCGTCTCTTTTTAGGCAGCCACAGCACAAACCGACCAACATGATCCTACTATTAACCTCGATTAACTTGGAGGTGATTCAGTCCCATGCTGGCTGGGTCCTAACCAGCCACTGCCGCCCAGGCCAGATTACAGCCTTGGCCACCAGTCTGAGCTGCGACCACCAAAGTTGCTCCCCTTTGTCTGACCAGTCAGTTGTGAGCAAGGGCCCAAGAGGTGAAGGGCAGATCTCTGTTCACAATGGTATGCTTCAGCTGCCATTGAAGTGACTCTGGGGCCTCTTGCCCTGAGCTTCCAAGTAGCACAGCCTGGACTTTAAATGCTGATCCCTTCAGTCTACAGCACATGTTCTGAGACAGAAGGGCCTGTGGCGTCCCAGCCGCGTTGGCTTCAGAGCGTGACAGGAGCCAGGGAATTGGGTGTTGCAAGATTTAATTGATGACCACTAAACCCACAATCCTCACACACATGCAGAGAGACACTATCAGtgagagagaaacacacacacagacatgggCACACCCTTTATATGCACCTTTGCAAAGCTCTCTCTTCTTTTGTAGCTTTACTGTAGCTCTGCTTTCACGCAGGCCAATCTCTGCTGGCACAGCCGGCCGGCCGGCCGAAATCTGGCCATGTGTCCTGCATGTTTGCTCTCTCCCTCGTAGAGGTTTGAAGTTCCCAACAACTGCTTCCTCAATGTGCAGTAACCGCTCTGGTAACCATAACAAGCAGCGTGAAaggggctctgtccccagctgaCGGAGGGGTAGGATTCCGAGAGTGGGGCAGGGTTCTGGAGCAGAGCAACATGAGAAGGATTTTGCAGGTTGGTTTTGGGGATGGGGTGCGCAGGCTAATATAGGATTCTGCTTAGAGCTGTTAAGGCAGAGGGAAGCTTCTTAGGCTCCAGGGGCAGCTCCATGTGGGGTTTCCTGGGTGTGGGATTCAATCTGGGAGGAAATGGTTTGGGTGTGAGGGCTCTAGGTGAGGATGGAGGCTGGATTCTGGCTGAGATGCACTCAGTGCAGGGGTGGGTGGAGGGTAGGCAGCGGTGGGCCTGGTGTTCTAGGCCTGTCTGGGGGCTTGGCTAGACCTTGCAAAGCTAGAGCACCCTCAGGGTTGCTTTAACTTCCCCATGAGCTTCCTGTGTCATGTTAGCTGGACCATAGCAGTGCTtcaaaaagccctggctgggatgattgagttggggttggtcctgctttgagctgggggttggactagatgacctcctgaggtctcttccaaccctaatcttctatgattcaactCAGCTCCCAGAACTTCCTTTACAGCGTGGACTGGAAGGGGATTTTACCAGAGCCATTCGGGCAAAGAGCCCCGCTATGCACGTCTTCATTCCATGGGGAAGAGAGCCGCTgcctgattattatttatttgccctGTCATAGCACCGAAGTGCCTCCATCACGGACCAAGActccttgtgctaggcactgtactacGGCCCCTTTCTCACTGCTTCTTAGTTCAGTGGAGAACCGGGCCCTGGAGGTTCTGCGGGACTGTTCAGGGTGTGGGGCTGCTCTCAAAGGGCTGTTGGGGACAggttgcaggggtggggtggttCTGTTTGATCTCCTCTGGGAGGCTGGGTACaaagggctggggagagctctcACCATTTTAATGATATGCCCCTTCGCTTTGATTCTCACGGTCAACTTAAGCTGGTTTAATTGTTTGTTTCTGGGCCCCAAACAGCAGGTTccaaatgattaataataaaaattagtTGTAGGATGAAGTAGAATTTCTTGGGACTGCATCAGGGTCTCCAGCTATAGGGTTTTCTGTGCAGGGTTTGGACTGCAGGAAAGTTCTGTGCTGGGTTGCTGTGTGAGGGGCTCTGAGGGGGGGGTTCTCTGCCCCAGACTTGGGGTGAGAGGGAAGGGGTCTGCATACAACGTCTGCATTTGTGGTTTTGTCCAGAAAAGTCTCTCTGCGGGTTTCTGGAAAGCGTTCTTTGGAAGGGGTTTCTGTGCTGGGTCTCAGGCTGTGGGGTGGTGTGCTTGGGCGGGGATGAGGTGTGAGACTCCCTGTGCCGTGTTCTGCATGAGGATGGGGGGACTCGGGATCCATGGCTCTCAGTGCTGGGTTCTGCATAGTGTGTGTATTGGGTACGTGCAGAAATTTCTGCCCGTAGGATCAGGGTATTGTGTGGCCTTGTGAGATAGGAGATCTGTAGGTAGGTTCTAGGTACATGTGTTCTGGATGGGGCATGTGATGATAGGAGGTTCTGAGTGCCAGGCTTTCGATTGGGAGGAGCTGATTGCCAGGATCTCTGTGTCAGGTGGGTAGCATGCAGGACTCCTCTGTGCCACACAACTGCACGTGGGGGGGTGGGTCTGGATCAGGCAGTGGCATCCGTCTGACACACACATGCGAGTGTGTGGGCCTGGGCACCTCTGCCCTCGGCTGTGCGTGTGAATTTGAAACgattccccactgcaacttctgTCATTCCAGGGACACGGGAAGCAGCTTTTGTGTATGCCATCTCCTCCGCGGGGGTGGCCTTTGCAGTGACTCGAGCCTGCAGTAGTGGAGAGCTGGAGAAGTGTGGCTGTGATCGGACTGTGCATGGTGTCAGTCCTCAGGGTAAGTCCTTACAGGAGTACGATACGGGAGGGCAAGAGTGGAGGTGCCAGATGGCTGCTAGAGTCTTCTCTAGGCTAAGCACAGGATTGCACAAGATCCGCTGGGCTTGTGCCTGCCaactagagaagagagaggaagaataAGGACAAAGGAACAGAAAGGATCCCTTCCCCAATCACTCCCTGCATGTCTCTTTCAGACGGGACAGGTGGGCAGGTCACCCATTTGTCCAGCTGTTCAGGCACACAAAGGCTCCGAGGCAGCTTCCACGTTGGATGGTTTTCTCTGGAGAGTGCCGCCGCCCCACGGCCCAGGGTCCCAGGTGTGCCTGGGTAAAGCGCTCCTGCTGCATTGCCGATCTTTCCAGGTGTGTCTGAGTGTGTGCCTACCACACTGCCATTGTTAGCTCTGACTGGGCACAGCCTGGTGCACCCTGGGAGAATCCCTACATACTGCTGAACACACTACCAAGCCCTGCAGGCGCCTTTCGGCTGAGTGACTCCtccgccctgcagggcagtcagCGTCTGTAGGCTCGCCGCTGTGCGAGTCTAGCCGGAGTGCTCACCGCGCAGCCGGCAGAATCCAGGGACCAGTGGGACTTAGGGGAAGGCTGCAGTCCAGCAGGCAGCATGGCAGACCAGCCCCACAGGAGGTCAAAATCAGAGATTAGCTTCGTGTCACAGGTTACGGCTTCACAATTTGCCTCTGAgcaattttttccctttgtttccaAAGAGCCCCAGCCattctggggaggggggtggcttaTTTCCCTTCCCTAGAAGGTCCTAGATGGCAGAGTCCTAGTTCTGGAGCTGCCCTTGACGGTAGCAGCTCTGGCTCATGAAGTCCTTTCACTAGACACGAGGCAGGAGGTGACAGCAGCTGTCCAGTGTGAACTCAAAGGAAACACGTTTAGAGGGAGAAACAGGAAGTGGCCAGCTCCTCTGTAGCTAGACTGTGGGGAACGGAGAGGGAGAGGACAGGCCGAGGAGCCGACTGGTTGTCCTGTCCTCCAGCTCTGCCTCGCCTTCATTTCTGCTGCAAATCACTCTCTCCAATCCCCGCTGTACTTTAGGCTTCCAGTGGTCTGGCTGTTCCGATAACATCGCCTACGGAGTGGCCTTCTCACAGTCTTTCGTTGATGTCCGGGAGAGAAGTAAAGGCGCCTCCTCCAGCAGGGCGCTCATGAACCTCCATAATAACGAGGCTGGAAGGAAGGTAATAGCTCCTCAGAACACCAGGGCAGCTGCCAGACTTGGGCCAGTGGCCACTGCCCAAGCTCCATTTCCCTTCTTCTGACAATCCTCCTGGCTCCTGCACTTCACTGCTCACTGTTGTCTCTTCACCTGCAGCAGGCCCCTCCATTCACTGTTGCGCTAGGTCACACTTCCTGGTCTTCCTGCCGTGCTGCATGGGGTGTACTAATGGGTCTGGGTGCGGGTGCCTCCTGCAGGCAGCTGACAGCTCTCTTCTTTGTGTGCTCTTTCAGGCTATCCTGAACAACATGCGGGTAGAGTGCAAATGCCATGGTGTGTCAGGCTCGTGCGAGGTGAAGACCTGTTGGAAAGCAATGCCTCCCTTCCGCAAAGTGGGCAACATGTTAAAGGAGAAATTTGATGGGGCCACAGAAGTTGAGCAGAGAAAGATCGGCTCCACCAAAGTCCTGGTGCCAAAAAACTCCCAGTTCAAACCACACACGGATGAGGACCTGGTCTACCTGGACTCCAGCCCGGACTTCTGTGACCATGACCTAAAGAATGGGGTCCTGGGGACCAGCGGCCGGCAATGCAACAAGACTTCCAAAGCTATTGATGGCTGTGAGCTTATGTGCTGTGGGAGGGGCTTTCACACAGACGAAGTGGAGGTGGTGGAAAGGTGCAGTTGCAAGTTCCACTGGTGCTGCTTTGTCAAATGTAAACAGTGCCACCGAGTGGTAGAAATGCATACGTGCCGGTGATGCCGGGATGTCCGTCCCCTCTATAACTgacccttcctctcccctgcctgtTGCCCCAGGACTGGAGGAGGTGATCCGGACACCTCAAGGAGAGGGTTGTGTAAAGAGACACCGAGTGCAAGAGAAAGATATTTAAAGTTCCAAAAGTGATTGTTGtatttttgcctttatttattgCCGAAGCCAGAGCCCTCCTGATCTGCATGTGCTGGAAGGGTCGCACATGCGCTCgatgctgctgctgggctggggccaggcaagGGGGCTTTGTGGCGCCCGCCCCCAAGAACCTGCCCCCGTCAGACGAACTCCCACTGACTGACCAATGGAGCATTTCGGTCCGCGTAGAttttaaactgaaacaaaacctAGCGTTAGGCACTTTTATATTGGTCTTTTATATTACAGCTACTTCAGACTCACAACAAACCGCAGGCCTGGCCTGAGGCTCCCGGAGTCTGTTCTCATATTGGCTGGTTCCGTACCACGTggcaggagaagagagagggcAGAAGCCAGGGGAgcatcccaagctgccctgggGATTGTGCTGTTGCCAGGAACTGAGCTGCTGGGACCAGCTGATTCCGCAGACCAGAGATCTTTGTGCAGAAGTTAAAATGTGGGGAAGGACAAAACTAGTGGTCTGGTTCCAAGCCCCAGGCTCTTTCTTCGTGTTGTTATGCGGTAGGGTTCTCCCTTTGGGTCCAAGCCACTGGAAGCGGTGAGGGACGCTGTCCACCACGGAAGCAGGAGTCAGGAGAACAGAGACCCAACTGCACAGAAACTCTTTCATCGAAGGTGGAATCTGCTTCACCAACAGCCCCTGGTGCCATGAGCCCATATCCACTCGTGCTGTTCAGCTCCAACCGCCCTGGGAGGCTGACGGCCTGTCCTCTCTTCCCATTCCCAGCTGATGCCTGTTGTGGTAGCAGCCTCTTActtagaaataaaagaaaaaataatcggGCTGATGAGTAAGTCCCTGAGCGCTTCccaggctccccaccccctccgtaGCCTTCACCACAGCAAAGCCCTGAGCCCGGCCTCTCCAACCCTGGTGCAAGCTTCACCCCAGGCCTTGCACGTTTCCTGCTGCCGAGCCCCCGCCTAGTCCACTGCAACCGTGGTGCCTCCTGGGCTCCCGACCTCAGCTGTCAGAGCTCCTCTGGCTGCCAGGCCAACctacagcccccaccccacatgTACCTGGGCTGCCTAGAGGAATGGTCCCTTTCCTCTTACCGCCTTTGCCTCACTGTGGGCTCCTGCCCAGCCTATTAACCACCCTGggctcctctccccacaccccttcccagcAAAGCTGGGTCCTGAGCCCGGCCACGTCCACCCCTCCCCACGCCCTCTGCTTCACACcggcctctgctcctcctccacagcctggAAACCACAGAGGgctcctagccccacccccacccattaCCCCACAGATCAGGCCTGACCCCAGCaggagcagcccctccccccaacctttgccatggggctccagcccctccccccaacctttgCCGTGGGGCCCTGACCTGACCCAAGCAGCGctggcctcttcccccccaaaaacacaTTGCCTCTCAGGGGTCCCTGGCCTGACCCCAGCAGTGTtggcctcccctctgctgctccttccAGGGCagtttccccccacacccctgagaTGCCCCCAGACAGCTGATCCTGAAGCCCATGTGTATCTGCTGGGGTCACTAGGCGCTGCAGCACAGAAACTGTGGCCTGGACCAATTGTCTGCAAAGGGACCTTTATGCCTCCCAGGTTCTGGGTGCTGCGGGAGCCAGGTTGGAGCTGCTCCAGGGGCTGCTTTGCTGCCAGCCTAGCTGGAGGCAGCTGCTGCTACGCTCTCATACCCCCAGTAACCATCCTCCTGGGGCGGTTCCCCAGCGCTGTGCACTGAgggctgtgctgggggaaggATACGGCCCAGCTACGCTGGAGCTATTCCCTGGGGGCCGTTTCTATCCCTTTCCAACACCAGAGCAGCATAATGGGGCCTTATAGGGGTCAGCATCTGCCCCAGCCTTTTAGCAGGAAGTCACTTGAGATTTCTTCAGTTTTTCCAAATGCTGCATCTGCATCCCCGGTCCCGGTCTGCAGGGTCTCAGAGACCTGGCCTCCCCCGtcactctctctgtctctgctccCCGAGGGGCCCATTCTCCCCGGCCTCTCTCATGCAGACTCTGTGGAAAGAGGAATCTGGATGTGTTTGATGTGGCCAGAACCATATCCATTCTCAGCCTTTGGTTCGTAGGGGGGTGGAGTGATTTCCAAGGAGGGGGAAACGGTGCTGGAGTACTACATGCATATTGGCCTTTGCCTACTGCTGCTGTCCAGCCCTAAACGCAGGCGCTGCAGAGGGGACGAGGGGCACTGGGCTAGCCTTACTGGCCACCATTTGCTTTACAAACAACATCCGGAAATGAACACACCAGAGGCTCAGCTTTTCTTAAGGCAGAGACCTGAAcgctcctcctcccctcagccttcaccTTGCAGCCGGGCTGGCTAGTGCCCTGTTCAGCTAcgctctctccccttcctcccaggatGAGGGTCGTACAGAGCCCTTGCTGCTGCTCGACAGAGTGAAATATTTGGAGAATTAATAAGCCGTGGGGCACTGAGGGGAGGTGGCACATGAAACACTCTCCCTCTCACCTCGTGATGTGCAGAAGGAAAAGGTGGAAAAGGCAGGTTCATCTCCAAAATCACGCCTCCAGGTGAGAGAGGAATCTGCTGTTGGCAGAGACCAAAGCAGGACCCTGTCACTTGCTAACAGCTCCTCTCCTGCTAGCTGAGTGGAAAACTCTGTGTGCTGATGGTGCCAACTCTCCATCTCGACTGTCATTCCCAATCCCGAAAAGCCCAGACTCTTCTGCTTGCCCGTGATCCATTCTCTTTAAGACCGAGACAGAGGTTTACGAGCTGAATCCATGCAGACCTTAGGCCtatattttttccctcttcttccccttAAAGAAGAGGCGAGGGGAAAGGTTAGAGGGAAAGGCAGACACACAAGAAATCCCGTCTGTGCTGTGGCAGTGATGGGACGGGGGAGCGGCTGTGGTCGTTGGAAGGACTCCAGACACCGTCCGGCTGGAACTTTTCTGACAACTGACTCGGCGCAGCAGCAGATGCTCCTCCGGAGGCTGAACCGTGTGCCCAGAACGGGCCCCTGCTCGTTCGGCACGCTACACTTCCGCTTTCTGTGCAATGTGGGACAAGAAAGGATCCCACGGAGTGAAGCCACCAGTGGGGCAGAAGATCGCTTCTCCCTTCAGCCAACCCCACTGGAACTTCTTGGTTTGTCTTGTAACCGCAAATTGCTTCAGTGCCCTGCGGAAGGGCTAAGCAGCAGACTGCAGCTCCATTGCCATCCCCCAGTAAGTGCAGGCCTCCTAAAGGCCAAGAAGAAACTTCACCTGGTGGACTCAAGCCCCTTCCAACCTGGAATGCAGCACTTCTTGCACCAGTTCATTCACTCTGATCGAAACAGGAGCTATTAACTTGAGCAACACCAGCTCCGTCCTGCGCTGCGGGAGTGATTTCTGTTCTGCACCGCGTTGGTTTACATATACTATGATATTAAATCACCTTTTGCAGGTATCTGGGCTTTAACTCCCATGTCAAGCTGCTGCCTCAAttctctgggctccagtgtgTTAAGACTGTGAGTTTTCAAGTGCCTTGAAGATTCTTTATACTATTTCCCAGCTAATGCAGTGGGGGCCGCTGACCTCAGGACGTTGGCCAACTTTTCTGCTCGTTGTCCAGCTAGGCCGAGGGCCAAAGCTGAACGAGACAATCCagatcagtgtggagataatctCTCTGCACGGGGTTTTTTCAAACTGCGATGAAAGCTGATCCCTGGAAATGTCACCCCCGAGgtcccctggctctgcagctctctGGCGCGTCTCACAATTGTACGTTTCAGCACCAGCACAGCAACGTTGCCTTTTTCTGATTTACTTTGTCTATTAAAGAATGATTTTGTGCTAAATTAGCATCGGGtgtccgccccccgcccccagtaatGGAGCTGCCCTGTGCTATGTAAAACCAGTGCTCTCTGCAAACAGCTCTTCCTGGCTGTTCTGATGTGCTGGGACTCCTGCAGTTAGAAGGGGAAGAACCTGTGTGGGTGAGGTCTCGGTGCCCATCTCATTGCAATGCCTGGGAGGAGAGGCCTTCAGCTGTCACTTGACGAGCATCCCAGGGGAGGAGCTGCCCACGTCTCACCACATGAATATTCTGGAGGTTTGGGAGGATCCTGCTTTTCAGGCTAGTGACTGTCTCCTCTTGATATTCCCATCATGGATGTTCGGTCTGGGCCCCTCCTCAGTGCTAATTCGGTGTCTGCGATCACAAGTGCATTCACATCCTTCCTGTTACCAGAGcgcgcttccccccaccccccagtgctttacaaaggcgGGTGGGTATTATCTCTGCTTTACAggggaagaaactgaggcacagggtggcagtgacttgcccagagagTCATTGCTGCACCTGGGAACAGAACCAGTTATCCTGACCGTTAATCTCCTGCCTTAATCACTAGATAGGCTGCCTGCtgcacccagggttgtgagttcaattctcgagggggccacttaaggatctggggcaaaatcctgctagtgaaggcagggggctggactcgatgaccattcagggtcccttccagctctatgagatagagcTCAAAGCAGCACGTAGCTTAAATCTCGGTAACACTGCAATGTCATGTTGTCAAGAGCCTGGGGATAATCAGTTTAAAACAGTCCAACATCCTCAGCCTGCAGGCAGGGGTCACAGCCGATGCTTTGCAGATTCTCTGCCCTACTCCCCGCCCTTTGTGCTACCCAGGCTGGCAAGGGAACCAGAAACCCCACACCTGCCTCCTGTTAGGGATTCCCTGAGTATGGAAGAGTCCCCAGCTGTGAGCGTAGAGCCAGTGCATTTAGCTCTGACATCTCCAGCCCTTGGTATAGGCGGCATTGGGCTttagaggtggggtgggggtggctggagTGCACGGCACTCTACCCATCTCCATCTAATGCTGCTCTTGTTTGTGCTGGGGCAGAGATCCAGGGTCCAGAGCTAGTTCTCGACTTCTCCTTTTCTCTCACCTGGGGTGACCTGGATGGCTGTTGGGGAGGAAAGCCATCCTATGCTAGTGGCTTCCCTACGCTCACCGGAGCCAGTCAAGCTCCGTTCCGGCCCTCCTTGAAGCTCCTACAGCCTGGCAGCAAAGCAGCCAGAGCCGTGCTCCTCCTTCCCCTGCGGTGCAGATGGAGGTCAGGGAGGCAGTACTGAGCAGTTgtagcagggaagggggaacagtTGTTCTGCGCACTCCTGGGATGCAGGGGAGGTCGTTTTGGAGGTGGTGCCCCCCAGTTTCTTCCTGCATCAACGGGGCTGATTCCCCGCGGCTCAGGGCTTTGCTGTCAGCTCAGAATCAAATACATATTCTCTCTCTAGCACGGTTGTCCGGGGGGCCATGAGTTGGAACCCCCCGGGTTTGAAGTGAGCActaaggccagaattttcaaaagggctcagtaCCGGCAATcgggtccagatttttaaaggcacattgGGTGCAGAGGGCTTGAAAATGGCTTCCTTCGGTGGGCCCTGGCGTCTGTCATCTCCCAGGATAACGATCTACCCAGCTCCCCTAAAGCCTGAGAGTTGGTAATTCCTGTGCTCAGGGGGATGTGAGGCGGCGTGTTCCCATAAACCAGAG of the Chrysemys picta bellii isolate R12L10 chromosome 21, ASM1138683v2, whole genome shotgun sequence genome contains:
- the WNT4 gene encoding protein Wnt-4, with product MSPQYSLRSLLLVILAAFSANASNWLYLAKLSSVGSISEEETCEKLKGLIQRQVQMCKRNLEVMDSVRRGAQLAIEECQYQFRNRRWNCSTLDTLPVFGKVVTQGTREAAFVYAISSAGVAFAVTRACSSGELEKCGCDRTVHGVSPQGFQWSGCSDNIAYGVAFSQSFVDVRERSKGASSSRALMNLHNNEAGRKAILNNMRVECKCHGVSGSCEVKTCWKAMPPFRKVGNMLKEKFDGATEVEQRKIGSTKVLVPKNSQFKPHTDEDLVYLDSSPDFCDHDLKNGVLGTSGRQCNKTSKAIDGCELMCCGRGFHTDEVEVVERCSCKFHWCCFVKCKQCHRVVEMHTCR